The Bombus terrestris chromosome 16, iyBomTerr1.2, whole genome shotgun sequence genome includes a region encoding these proteins:
- the LOC110119181 gene encoding pyrimidine-specific ribonucleoside hydrolase RihA isoform X1, with protein sequence MKKCMFCCNLFTIISFCLLLYSVSSTTFLRSVNVSKKIIIDTDAGADDAVAIFLTLKSEDNVLAITCSYGNTYVENVVINVLKILTVANRSDIPVYKGAHKALINGYNEYNKDNYFGSDGLGDFNFMEEITAKVDESKHAAIALIDLVKQYPYQITLLSIGPSTNVATAIALEPLFLTYLKNHIILGSSVSGVGNISPNIEFNFYQDPEGNYMILNKNTTSVLFPWETAINAYISMDWRINVLGKINSSIVNFLNKAERKSLTKSNSWSISDGMAAAIMLQPQLVTRSIITNVSPVIDGLARGSILVDYTNLTGRPKNAKIIQEIDTDGFQQLLLNKFS encoded by the exons atgaagAAATGTATGTTCTGTTGCAACCTGTTTACTATAATCTCATTTTGTTTGTTGCTGTACAGTGTCAG TAGTACAACTTTTTTAAGGTCTGTCAATGTTTCGAAAAAGATTATAATAGACACAGATGCCGGGGCAGATGATGCAGTAGCTATATTTTTGACTCTTAAGTCCGAAGATAATGTTTTAGCAATTACTTGTTCTTATGGAAACACATATGTGGAAAATGTAGTTATTAATGTACTTAAGATTTTAACTGTCGCCAACAGAAGTGAT ATACCTGTGTATAAAGGAGCACATAAAGCATTAATAAATGgatataatgaatataataaagataattacTTTGGCTCTGATGGTCTAGGAGACTTTAATTTTATGGAAGAGATCACTGCTAAAGTTGATGAGAGTAAACATGCAGCTATAGCTCTCATAGACTTAGTAAAACAATATCCAt aTCAAATAACTTTATTAAGTATTGGTCCATCAACAAATGTTGCTACGGCAATTGCATTGGAACCTCTATTTTTaacgtatttaaaaaatcacatcATACTAGGTTCCAGTGTTAGTGGAGTTGGTAATATTTCACCtaatattgaatttaatttctatCAAGATCCAGAAGGTAATTATATGATACTGAATAAGAACACTACAAGTGTTTTATTTCCATGGGAGACAGCAATTAACGCTTACATATCCAtg GATTGGCGTATAAATGTATTAGGAAAGATAAATTCTTCTattgtgaattttttaaacaaagcaGAGCGGAAAAGTTTAACAAAGTCCAATTCGTGGAGCATTTCAGATGGAATGGCTGCTGCAATTATGCTACAGCCACAACTTGTAACAAGATCTATAATAACAAATGTGAGTCCTGTAATCGATGGACTCGCAAGGGGCTCGATACTTGTAGATTATACTAATCTAACTGGTAGGccaaaaaatgcaaaaattataCAAGAGATTGATACAGATGGTTTCCAACAACTgttattgaacaaattttcttaa
- the LOC110119181 gene encoding pyrimidine-specific ribonucleoside hydrolase RihA isoform X2, which translates to MKKCMFCCNLFTIISFCLLLYSVRSVNVSKKIIIDTDAGADDAVAIFLTLKSEDNVLAITCSYGNTYVENVVINVLKILTVANRSDIPVYKGAHKALINGYNEYNKDNYFGSDGLGDFNFMEEITAKVDESKHAAIALIDLVKQYPYQITLLSIGPSTNVATAIALEPLFLTYLKNHIILGSSVSGVGNISPNIEFNFYQDPEGNYMILNKNTTSVLFPWETAINAYISMDWRINVLGKINSSIVNFLNKAERKSLTKSNSWSISDGMAAAIMLQPQLVTRSIITNVSPVIDGLARGSILVDYTNLTGRPKNAKIIQEIDTDGFQQLLLNKFS; encoded by the exons atgaagAAATGTATGTTCTGTTGCAACCTGTTTACTATAATCTCATTTTGTTTGTTGCTGTACAGTGTCAG GTCTGTCAATGTTTCGAAAAAGATTATAATAGACACAGATGCCGGGGCAGATGATGCAGTAGCTATATTTTTGACTCTTAAGTCCGAAGATAATGTTTTAGCAATTACTTGTTCTTATGGAAACACATATGTGGAAAATGTAGTTATTAATGTACTTAAGATTTTAACTGTCGCCAACAGAAGTGAT ATACCTGTGTATAAAGGAGCACATAAAGCATTAATAAATGgatataatgaatataataaagataattacTTTGGCTCTGATGGTCTAGGAGACTTTAATTTTATGGAAGAGATCACTGCTAAAGTTGATGAGAGTAAACATGCAGCTATAGCTCTCATAGACTTAGTAAAACAATATCCAt aTCAAATAACTTTATTAAGTATTGGTCCATCAACAAATGTTGCTACGGCAATTGCATTGGAACCTCTATTTTTaacgtatttaaaaaatcacatcATACTAGGTTCCAGTGTTAGTGGAGTTGGTAATATTTCACCtaatattgaatttaatttctatCAAGATCCAGAAGGTAATTATATGATACTGAATAAGAACACTACAAGTGTTTTATTTCCATGGGAGACAGCAATTAACGCTTACATATCCAtg GATTGGCGTATAAATGTATTAGGAAAGATAAATTCTTCTattgtgaattttttaaacaaagcaGAGCGGAAAAGTTTAACAAAGTCCAATTCGTGGAGCATTTCAGATGGAATGGCTGCTGCAATTATGCTACAGCCACAACTTGTAACAAGATCTATAATAACAAATGTGAGTCCTGTAATCGATGGACTCGCAAGGGGCTCGATACTTGTAGATTATACTAATCTAACTGGTAGGccaaaaaatgcaaaaattataCAAGAGATTGATACAGATGGTTTCCAACAACTgttattgaacaaattttcttaa
- the LOC110119181 gene encoding pyrimidine-specific ribonucleoside hydrolase RihA isoform X3, with protein sequence MKCETSWSINFPICSTTFLRSVNVSKKIIIDTDAGADDAVAIFLTLKSEDNVLAITCSYGNTYVENVVINVLKILTVANRSDIPVYKGAHKALINGYNEYNKDNYFGSDGLGDFNFMEEITAKVDESKHAAIALIDLVKQYPYQITLLSIGPSTNVATAIALEPLFLTYLKNHIILGSSVSGVGNISPNIEFNFYQDPEGNYMILNKNTTSVLFPWETAINAYISMDWRINVLGKINSSIVNFLNKAERKSLTKSNSWSISDGMAAAIMLQPQLVTRSIITNVSPVIDGLARGSILVDYTNLTGRPKNAKIIQEIDTDGFQQLLLNKFS encoded by the exons ATGAAATGCGAAACTTCCTGGTCTATCAACTTCCCTATTTG TAGTACAACTTTTTTAAGGTCTGTCAATGTTTCGAAAAAGATTATAATAGACACAGATGCCGGGGCAGATGATGCAGTAGCTATATTTTTGACTCTTAAGTCCGAAGATAATGTTTTAGCAATTACTTGTTCTTATGGAAACACATATGTGGAAAATGTAGTTATTAATGTACTTAAGATTTTAACTGTCGCCAACAGAAGTGAT ATACCTGTGTATAAAGGAGCACATAAAGCATTAATAAATGgatataatgaatataataaagataattacTTTGGCTCTGATGGTCTAGGAGACTTTAATTTTATGGAAGAGATCACTGCTAAAGTTGATGAGAGTAAACATGCAGCTATAGCTCTCATAGACTTAGTAAAACAATATCCAt aTCAAATAACTTTATTAAGTATTGGTCCATCAACAAATGTTGCTACGGCAATTGCATTGGAACCTCTATTTTTaacgtatttaaaaaatcacatcATACTAGGTTCCAGTGTTAGTGGAGTTGGTAATATTTCACCtaatattgaatttaatttctatCAAGATCCAGAAGGTAATTATATGATACTGAATAAGAACACTACAAGTGTTTTATTTCCATGGGAGACAGCAATTAACGCTTACATATCCAtg GATTGGCGTATAAATGTATTAGGAAAGATAAATTCTTCTattgtgaattttttaaacaaagcaGAGCGGAAAAGTTTAACAAAGTCCAATTCGTGGAGCATTTCAGATGGAATGGCTGCTGCAATTATGCTACAGCCACAACTTGTAACAAGATCTATAATAACAAATGTGAGTCCTGTAATCGATGGACTCGCAAGGGGCTCGATACTTGTAGATTATACTAATCTAACTGGTAGGccaaaaaatgcaaaaattataCAAGAGATTGATACAGATGGTTTCCAACAACTgttattgaacaaattttcttaa
- the LOC110119181 gene encoding pyrimidine-specific ribonucleoside hydrolase RihA isoform X5 has product MKCETSWSINFPIWSVNVSKKIIIDTDAGADDAVAIFLTLKSEDNVLAITCSYGNTYVENVVINVLKILTVANRSDIPVYKGAHKALINGYNEYNKDNYFGSDGLGDFNFMEEITAKVDESKHAAIALIDLVKQYPYQITLLSIGPSTNVATAIALEPLFLTYLKNHIILGSSVSGVGNISPNIEFNFYQDPEGNYMILNKNTTSVLFPWETAINAYISMDWRINVLGKINSSIVNFLNKAERKSLTKSNSWSISDGMAAAIMLQPQLVTRSIITNVSPVIDGLARGSILVDYTNLTGRPKNAKIIQEIDTDGFQQLLLNKFS; this is encoded by the exons ATGAAATGCGAAACTTCCTGGTCTATCAACTTCCCTATTTG GTCTGTCAATGTTTCGAAAAAGATTATAATAGACACAGATGCCGGGGCAGATGATGCAGTAGCTATATTTTTGACTCTTAAGTCCGAAGATAATGTTTTAGCAATTACTTGTTCTTATGGAAACACATATGTGGAAAATGTAGTTATTAATGTACTTAAGATTTTAACTGTCGCCAACAGAAGTGAT ATACCTGTGTATAAAGGAGCACATAAAGCATTAATAAATGgatataatgaatataataaagataattacTTTGGCTCTGATGGTCTAGGAGACTTTAATTTTATGGAAGAGATCACTGCTAAAGTTGATGAGAGTAAACATGCAGCTATAGCTCTCATAGACTTAGTAAAACAATATCCAt aTCAAATAACTTTATTAAGTATTGGTCCATCAACAAATGTTGCTACGGCAATTGCATTGGAACCTCTATTTTTaacgtatttaaaaaatcacatcATACTAGGTTCCAGTGTTAGTGGAGTTGGTAATATTTCACCtaatattgaatttaatttctatCAAGATCCAGAAGGTAATTATATGATACTGAATAAGAACACTACAAGTGTTTTATTTCCATGGGAGACAGCAATTAACGCTTACATATCCAtg GATTGGCGTATAAATGTATTAGGAAAGATAAATTCTTCTattgtgaattttttaaacaaagcaGAGCGGAAAAGTTTAACAAAGTCCAATTCGTGGAGCATTTCAGATGGAATGGCTGCTGCAATTATGCTACAGCCACAACTTGTAACAAGATCTATAATAACAAATGTGAGTCCTGTAATCGATGGACTCGCAAGGGGCTCGATACTTGTAGATTATACTAATCTAACTGGTAGGccaaaaaatgcaaaaattataCAAGAGATTGATACAGATGGTTTCCAACAACTgttattgaacaaattttcttaa
- the LOC110119181 gene encoding pyrimidine-specific ribonucleoside hydrolase RihA isoform X4: protein MKCETSWSINFPICTTFLRSVNVSKKIIIDTDAGADDAVAIFLTLKSEDNVLAITCSYGNTYVENVVINVLKILTVANRSDIPVYKGAHKALINGYNEYNKDNYFGSDGLGDFNFMEEITAKVDESKHAAIALIDLVKQYPYQITLLSIGPSTNVATAIALEPLFLTYLKNHIILGSSVSGVGNISPNIEFNFYQDPEGNYMILNKNTTSVLFPWETAINAYISMDWRINVLGKINSSIVNFLNKAERKSLTKSNSWSISDGMAAAIMLQPQLVTRSIITNVSPVIDGLARGSILVDYTNLTGRPKNAKIIQEIDTDGFQQLLLNKFS, encoded by the exons ATGAAATGCGAAACTTCCTGGTCTATCAACTTCCCTATTTG TACAACTTTTTTAAGGTCTGTCAATGTTTCGAAAAAGATTATAATAGACACAGATGCCGGGGCAGATGATGCAGTAGCTATATTTTTGACTCTTAAGTCCGAAGATAATGTTTTAGCAATTACTTGTTCTTATGGAAACACATATGTGGAAAATGTAGTTATTAATGTACTTAAGATTTTAACTGTCGCCAACAGAAGTGAT ATACCTGTGTATAAAGGAGCACATAAAGCATTAATAAATGgatataatgaatataataaagataattacTTTGGCTCTGATGGTCTAGGAGACTTTAATTTTATGGAAGAGATCACTGCTAAAGTTGATGAGAGTAAACATGCAGCTATAGCTCTCATAGACTTAGTAAAACAATATCCAt aTCAAATAACTTTATTAAGTATTGGTCCATCAACAAATGTTGCTACGGCAATTGCATTGGAACCTCTATTTTTaacgtatttaaaaaatcacatcATACTAGGTTCCAGTGTTAGTGGAGTTGGTAATATTTCACCtaatattgaatttaatttctatCAAGATCCAGAAGGTAATTATATGATACTGAATAAGAACACTACAAGTGTTTTATTTCCATGGGAGACAGCAATTAACGCTTACATATCCAtg GATTGGCGTATAAATGTATTAGGAAAGATAAATTCTTCTattgtgaattttttaaacaaagcaGAGCGGAAAAGTTTAACAAAGTCCAATTCGTGGAGCATTTCAGATGGAATGGCTGCTGCAATTATGCTACAGCCACAACTTGTAACAAGATCTATAATAACAAATGTGAGTCCTGTAATCGATGGACTCGCAAGGGGCTCGATACTTGTAGATTATACTAATCTAACTGGTAGGccaaaaaatgcaaaaattataCAAGAGATTGATACAGATGGTTTCCAACAACTgttattgaacaaattttcttaa
- the LOC100644503 gene encoding regucalcin, with product MSEVTVKPLVGPYSLGEGPHWDCASQKLYFVDILAQKVLRFDPVTGTLTSVFVENGPVGFVIPVEGSTNNFVVGSGIDVMLFSWNSEKDLAKCTPQTLTTADGKRAEIRWNDGKVDSSGRLWAGTMGLEKDGDIPFDAGSFYSMGDDLLLKKQISPVSISNGLAWNPDNDIFYYIDSFTYQVVAYDYNCQTGTISNKKIVFDFKKNNIPGLPDGMTIDTDGNLWVAMFNGGCVLNINPKTGELLRFVKINGANNVTSVAFGGPNLDILYVTTATVKLNENQLKEQPHAGYLFAIKGLGVRGFPANSVKLPNKLT from the exons ATGTCAGAAGTAACTGTCAAACCACTCGTTGGACCATACAGTCTCGGTGAAGGTCCTCATTGGGATTGTGCTtctcaaaaattatatttcgttgATATACTTGCCCAGAAAGTACTCAGATTTGACCCTGTAACAGGTACTCTTACATCTGTTTTTGTAG AAAATGGACCAGTTGGATTTGTTATTCCTGTTGAAGGTAGCACCAACAACTTTGTTGTTGGATCTGGTATAGATGTAATGCTATTTTCTTGGAATAGTGAAAAAGATCTTGCAAAATGTACACCTCAAACATTGACTACTGCAGATGGTAAGAGAGCAGAGATCAGATGGAATGATGGAAAAGTAGATTCTTCTGGAAGATTATGGGCTG GAACAATGGGTCTTGAAAAGGATGGAGATATTCCATTTGATGCGGGATCTTTTTATTCTATGGGTGATGATCTTTTATTGAAAAAACAAATATCTCCGGTATCCATAAGTAATGGATTAGCCTGGAATCCTgataatgatatattttattatattgattCATTTACGTATCAGGTTGTGGCATATGATTACAATTGTCAGACAGGAACCATAT CAAATAAGAAGATTGTTTTTgattttaaaaaaaataatattcctgGATTACCAGATGGTATGACCATAGATACGGATGGAAACCTCTGGGTTGCTATGTTTAACGGAGGTTGT GTTCTCAATATTAATCCGAAAACGGGCGAATTGTTGCGTTTTGTTAAGATTAACGGTGCCAACAACGTAACAAGTGTTGCTTTTGGTGGTCCTAATCTGGATATCTTATATGTAACAACAGCGACcgtgaaattaaacgaaaatcaGTTAAAAGAGCAACCACATGCTGGTTACTTATTTGCCATCAAAGGTTTGGGTGTTCGCGGTTTTCCTGCAAATTCGGTTAAACTACCAAATAAATTAACATAg
- the LOC100644382 gene encoding regucalcin, whose translation MQNIVGIVLLLGLYLGFFVHGGKTHGKRKDNHGLVIEPIVGRFQHSEGPLWNHHSQKLSFVDIEAQKICRFDPVTKDLSCIFIENGPVGFAIPIRGEPNKFVAGSGTDFILATLDSHENTTESLPEILAVVDTDRNGTRWNDGKADSSGRFWGGTIGPEVNEVVVPNQASFYRIKSDFKPKKELSSVTNSNGLAWNLQDDTLYYIDTPTLQVAAFDFEPINGTISNKRIVFDLKKNNVSGLPDGMTIDKSGNLWIALYDGGAVVNVNPHTGKVIRFVKLPVPKVTSCTFGGPLLDTLFVTTSSRGLSKEELKKQPHAGYVFAVKGLGAHGLPTNLFKA comes from the exons AAAAACTCATGGAAAACGAAAAGATAACCATGGATTAGTTATTGAACCAATAGTTGGCAGGTTTCAACATAGTGAAGGTCCTTTATGGAATCATCATTCACAAAAACTTTCTTTTGTTGATATTGAAGCACAAAAAATATGTAGGTTTGACCCTGTAACAAAAGATCTTTCCTGCATATTCATAG AAAATGGACCAGTTGGATTTGCTATTCCTATTAGAGGAGAACCTAATAAGTTTGTAGCTGGTAGTGGTACAGATTTCATCCTAGCTACATTGGATAGTCATGAGAATACTACAGAATCACTTCCTGAAATACTTGCTGTTGTTGATACAGATCGCAATGGTACTAGGTGGAATGACGGAAAGGCAGATTCTTCAGGAAGATTCTGGGGTG GAACAATAGGACCAGAAGTAAATGAAGTTGTTGTTCCTAATCAAGCGTCTTTCTATCGTATTAAGTCTGATTTCAAACCAAAAAAGGAATTATCTTCTGTTACTAACAGTAATGGATTAGCTTGGAATCTGCAGGATGATACATTGTATTATATTGATACTCCTACACTTCAAGTAGCTGCATTTGATTTTGAGCCCATCAATGGAACTATAT CTAATAAAAGGATTGTATTTGatcttaaaaaaaataatgtttctgGACTACCTGATGGTATGACTATAGACAAAAGTGGAAATCTTTGGATAGCTTTATATGATGGAGGTGCT gTAGTCAATGTTAATCCTCACACTGGCAAAGTAATACGTTTTGTGAAACTTCCTGTTCCAAAAGTAACTAGTTGCACATTTGGAGGGCCTTTGTTAGATACTTTATTTGTAACAACATCTAGCCGTGGTTTAAGCAAAGAGGAACTTAAAAAACAACCACATGCTGGTTATGTTTTTGCTGTAAAAGGCTTAGGAGCACATGGCCTTCCTACAAATTTATTCAAagcataa